In Rattus norvegicus strain BN/NHsdMcwi chromosome 1, GRCr8, whole genome shotgun sequence, a genomic segment contains:
- the Or52h7 gene encoding olfactory receptor Olr153, producing the protein MEIFNLSSFSPGFFILLGIPGLEQLHLWIGISFFIIYLVAFAGNSILLYLILTERSLHEPMFFFLSMLAGTDLILCNTCVPKTVSIFWLGPQHITFPGCLTQMFFLHFSFAMDSAILLAMAFDRYVAICFPLRYTTILTHQIVIKIVVVIISRSFCIIFPCVFLLKRLPFCRELVIPHTYCEHIGIARLACADISINIWYGFAVPIMTVMSDLILIGISYTVILRTVFNLPSRDARQKALSTCGSHVCVILIFYTPAIFSVLAHRFGHNIPHSFHILFANLYVAIPPAINPIIYGVKTKQIRDKINLLFFPKSTIDMTQRAWER; encoded by the coding sequence ATGGAGATATTCAACCTTAGCAGCTTCAGTCCAGGCTTTTTCATCCTCCTGGGAATCCCAGGGCTGGAGCAGCTCCACCTATGGATCGGTATCtccttctttattatttacctcGTGGCGTTTGCAGGCAACAGCATCCTTCTCTACCTCATTCTTACGGAGCGCAGTCTGCATGAGCCCATGTTCTTTTTCCTCTCCATGTTGGCTGGTACAGATCTCATCCTGTGTAATACATGTGTTCCCAAAACCGTCAGCATCTTCTGGCTGGGTCCTCAGCACATCACGTTCCCTGGATGTCTTACTCAGATGTTTTTCCTCCATTTCAGCTTTGCCATGGATTCTGCTATCCTGCTGGCCATGGCCTTTGATCGCTATGTTGCTATCTGCTTCCCCCTAAGATACACTACCATCCTCACCCATCAGATTGTTATTAAGATTGTGGTGGTGATTATCAGCAGGAGCTTTTGTATCATATTCCCGTGTGTGTTCTTGCTAAAACGACTGCCTTTCTGCCGAGAGCTCGTCATTCCCCACACATACTGTGAGCACATAGGCATTGCTCGTCTGGCCTGTGCTGACATCTCCATCAATATCTGGTATGGCTTTGCAGTACCTATAATGACTGTCATGTCAGATCTGATCCTGATTGGCATCTCCTACACTGTTATTCTCCGTACTGTGTTTAACCTTCCCTCCCGGGATGCCCGCCAGAAAGCCCTCAGCACATGTGGTTCCCATGTCTGTGTCATTCTTATATTCTACACACCAGCGATATTCTCTGTCCTTGCCCATCGTTTTGGTCACAATATCCCCCACTCCTTCCATATACTATTTGCAAACCTCTATGTAGCCATTCCTCCTGCCATCAACCCAATCATCTATGGGGTAAAGACCAAGCAGATTCGGGACAAAATCAACCTCCTATTCTTCCCCAAGTCAACCATTGACATGACGCAGAGAGCTTGGGAAAGATAA